In Microbacterium cremeum, a genomic segment contains:
- a CDS encoding PmoA family protein, translating into MAELALRIDDADLTVTAAGVDIARYAFEPGGAASEGPKPFLHPLRALDGAPLTAFRPWDHRWHKGLQMTWTHVSGENFWGGPTFQRDTGYRQLDNVGSIRHDRFTDVQDAGPAVSFTEELTWVTRAGEAWIAETRTHLFHGVDPERGLWMLDFSTTLCGIADRDLELGSPTTQGRPNAGYTGFVMRMPRAWTGGRVLSAELPDDAGADAIMGAETPWVAVSGEHDEVDGGGTVLVFAGTSTGAPPIRWFVRTEPFPIVAPSPSFDEHIVLAPGAELALQHRHVFADRVWSPAQTRALAEELAP; encoded by the coding sequence ATGGCCGAACTCGCGCTGCGCATCGACGACGCCGACCTCACCGTCACGGCCGCGGGCGTCGACATCGCCCGGTACGCGTTCGAGCCGGGGGGCGCGGCATCCGAAGGGCCGAAGCCGTTCCTCCACCCGCTTCGGGCCCTCGACGGGGCGCCGCTGACGGCCTTCCGCCCGTGGGATCACCGCTGGCACAAGGGCTTGCAGATGACCTGGACCCACGTGTCGGGCGAGAACTTCTGGGGCGGGCCGACGTTCCAGCGCGACACGGGCTACCGGCAGCTCGACAACGTGGGCAGCATCCGTCATGACCGCTTCACGGACGTGCAGGATGCCGGACCCGCCGTCTCGTTCACCGAAGAGCTGACGTGGGTCACGCGGGCGGGCGAGGCGTGGATCGCCGAGACCCGCACGCACCTCTTCCACGGCGTCGACCCCGAGCGCGGCCTGTGGATGCTCGACTTCTCGACGACCCTCTGCGGCATCGCCGACCGCGACCTCGAGCTCGGCAGCCCGACGACGCAGGGGCGCCCGAACGCCGGCTACACCGGATTCGTGATGCGGATGCCGCGCGCCTGGACCGGCGGACGCGTGCTGTCCGCCGAGCTGCCCGACGACGCGGGCGCCGACGCGATCATGGGCGCCGAGACGCCGTGGGTGGCGGTCTCGGGCGAGCACGACGAGGTCGACGGCGGCGGAACGGTGCTCGTGTTCGCGGGCACCTCGACCGGCGCGCCGCCGATCCGGTGGTTCGTGCGCACCGAGCCGTTCCCGATCGTCGCGCCCTCGCCGTCGTTCGACGAGCACATCGTGCTCGCACCGGGCGCTGAGCTCGCGCTGCAGCATCGCCATGTGTTCGCAGACCGGGTGTGGTCGCCGGCGCAGACCCGCGCCCTCGCGGAAGAGCTCGCACCGTGA
- a CDS encoding cupin domain-containing protein yields the protein MNPLFPGGVAVSSLHVYDWEAEDGLRGGSPHLHTASSEGYVVTAGSGEVHTVSAAGRGIRRLHPGDVVWFSPGTVHRLVNHGGLDLLVVMQNAGLPEAGDAVLTFPADVLDDPEAYARAATLPDGTDEEREAAARARRDLALSGYLELLDDLEARGPVALAELHARAARLVQPRIARWQRLWESTVAAETARTRDQLERLGDGMPGLLADAAVARGERRSGPRAFGMCGRLQTWDWPA from the coding sequence GTGAATCCGCTGTTCCCCGGCGGCGTCGCCGTGAGCAGCCTGCACGTCTACGACTGGGAGGCCGAGGACGGTCTGCGCGGCGGATCGCCGCACCTGCACACCGCCTCGAGCGAGGGCTACGTCGTCACGGCGGGGTCGGGCGAGGTGCACACGGTCTCGGCAGCGGGTCGAGGCATCCGTCGCCTGCACCCGGGTGACGTCGTGTGGTTCTCGCCGGGCACCGTACACCGCCTCGTCAATCACGGCGGGCTCGATCTGCTCGTCGTGATGCAGAACGCGGGCCTGCCCGAGGCCGGCGACGCCGTGCTGACATTTCCGGCCGACGTGCTCGACGACCCCGAGGCGTATGCCCGGGCAGCGACGCTGCCCGACGGCACCGACGAGGAGCGGGAGGCGGCGGCCCGCGCCCGGCGCGACCTCGCACTGAGCGGGTATCTCGAGCTTCTCGACGACCTCGAGGCCCGCGGCCCGGTCGCGCTCGCCGAACTGCACGCACGCGCGGCGCGTCTCGTGCAACCGCGGATCGCGCGGTGGCAGCGGCTGTGGGAGTCCACCGTCGCCGCCGAGACCGCGCGCACGCGCGACCAGCTCGAGCGGTTGGGCGACGGGATGCCGGGACTCCTGGCCGACGCGGCCGTCGCGCGCGGCGAGCGCCGAAGTGGCCCGCGAGCGTTCGGGATGTGCGGCCGGCTGCAGACGTGGGACTGGCCGGCCTGA
- a CDS encoding fibronectin type III domain-containing protein: MPIPSDRSSAPRFHAASPSLRPRRAAAAGLAAVVAAALLTAPAAAAALEPNADGAYLFDFGGPSSPLAEGYERVVPTSAYSAESGFGIVPAEGTGLIFRDRTGSTDPADPLANDWVAGLDWQFLVDLPDGAYDVTLHTGDQLAGTSTTATTIALEGAEAGRVTARQSVSVQTFRTVVTDGQLTVGVTGTGIGGVVNGLEVEPVTPAAPAQPAITRVAWNAVDLVWAEVTDAATYAVRRALVASDGEVGVFAPIAEGLTATAYSDTSVAVGATYAYAVVAVSEYARASAPSASVSSGEIPELAAPAAPADLAVAAVTTDAVSLTWSAVPNADAYRVERAPAGSGEFESLATVALPGYTDAGVDTDLAWTYRVTAENAAGSAAATADSPVYVAPAPLPEGDVVTFDFGPGAVADGALAVTSSTAYLPEWGYGFTTAPAAAAPDVDRGTADPLRSDLVAVTGATFAVDLGAGDYSVQVIAGDAQHPTTTTITAESIARVLANPQAAGSYLEMSFPIALVDGTLTLEFGGDAASVNALTITRLPARVAGALTTVYLSGDSTVQTYDPIAYAPQAGWGQMIDRFFADDIAVANHAIGGRSSKNFLSQGRLDEILRSIRPGDYQFIQFGHNDATQGVDDRYASPEDYKEYLRVYVEGTRQRGATPVLVTPVSRRSFNAETGLFNVSFPEYVAKMTELAVEEGVLLVDLSASSRAYLNEIGPDAAKAVFLHVDPGIFPNRPAGTVDDTHFQEYGAIQMARLIAQDVAALADPLAQKVSDIEPPADVPPAPQNLVAGAISNGGATLQWDAAPTADIYKIYRQAVADPEPEWALVGMVTQTSSIVQGLLEGTGYRYRVVAVNGRGDSAPSSVVTFTTKQALYKFDLQLAGNPVMPGYAEVRPDTAYTAERGWGFLNTLPANAGRDRGSAGGAANDLVRDFVLPGDSSTFALDVPNGTYSVKTYSGDWIGSSRTSFRVEGKEAGSGNAGSGSVNETLRGPFLVTDGQLNVEAYGAASGSRFNGLEVTPILLGPTGLAVTALDADPEAPSVTLAWDDESGLTWNVYRQSPFDAKPALIGAVGEPTFADVTARVGLDYAYHVTAVDQTGLESVASAPVEVSFVDPDVAAPGAATGLSVERIEAREIELAWAAPVGAAYYLVFRSEVEGERGELVGIAPTNRHVDDAAVLTAIPYFYTVVAVNAGGAGPGSAQLETEAVTVLQRQAEYLDRAPHAMRTESGNLVSWRLLGTDPASVVFHVYRDGARLTDEPLTSSTNLLDAEGTADSTYFVTKVLNGVETTETEAFGVQTGAYSSLPLQKPADAYTKDGQPYTYSANDVSVGDLDGDGQYEYIVKWYPSNAKDNSQAGYTGNVLLDAYRLDGTRLWRIDLGVNIRAGAHYTHFMVYDFDGDGSAELMTKTGDGTIDGVGQPIGNAGADHRNSSGYVLTGPEFLTVFDGETGAAVDTIDYHPARGDVGAWGDTYGNRVDRFLAGVAYLDGEHPSAFFSRGYYTRTVVAAYDFDGTQLHERWVIDSDDDGAYGLYGQGNHSVSVADVDGDAKDEILFGSATIDDDGSLLYSTRLGHGDAQHVGDLDPGRPGLEVFSAHESMPESGNRGATMRDARTGEILWDIPATVDTGRAAAGDIDPRFAGAEAWAIGGSAEWNSPVGQLKSAGGELIAEKIPAANFLAWFDGDPLREIVDHDWNPATSTGVGTVRKWNWETETADLLLAADGLSNNSTKGTPNLQADLFGDWREEIAWRAPDSSELRIYSTTDETDLRIPTLMHDMQYRVAIAWQNTGYNQPPHPSFFIGDGMDAAPLPSIAVTGAPTGPGDDSGPVLSGVPADGTLLPDSTAFTVAVTAEDPESGVRNLDVAFDGEPVAPGDVIELAGLAGTHTFTVRAVNHAGVVTAESVRLLVFEDEGATAAPGRGILSSDSGWDDGLHDGAFTVSLNLWWGVNGSVFRLYENGELISTQLLDPHSPDAQVATVRVAGKPNGTYVYTGELINAAGTTATTSVTVTVKDAAPARPVLSHDNRDKDGNYVVTADLWWGTNGTSYRLYENGALIDEQTLIAASPASQHASTPIVGRAPGTYAYVAEFANAAGATSSKEIKVTVR; encoded by the coding sequence GTGCCCATTCCGTCCGACCGGTCATCAGCCCCACGATTCCACGCCGCCTCGCCGTCGCTGCGGCCGCGACGCGCGGCTGCGGCAGGTCTCGCCGCGGTCGTCGCCGCCGCGCTGCTCACCGCTCCCGCGGCGGCGGCCGCCCTCGAACCGAACGCCGACGGCGCCTACCTGTTCGACTTCGGCGGGCCGTCCTCGCCGCTCGCCGAGGGCTACGAGCGCGTCGTCCCGACCTCGGCCTACAGCGCCGAGTCGGGGTTCGGCATCGTGCCTGCCGAAGGCACGGGTCTGATCTTCCGCGACCGCACCGGTTCGACCGACCCCGCGGATCCGCTCGCCAACGACTGGGTCGCGGGGCTCGACTGGCAGTTCCTCGTCGACCTCCCCGACGGTGCCTACGACGTGACGCTGCACACCGGTGACCAGCTCGCCGGCACGTCCACCACTGCCACGACCATCGCCCTCGAGGGCGCCGAGGCGGGCCGGGTGACGGCGCGCCAGAGCGTCTCGGTGCAGACCTTCCGCACGGTCGTCACCGACGGTCAGCTGACGGTGGGCGTCACGGGTACCGGCATCGGCGGTGTCGTGAACGGCCTCGAGGTCGAACCCGTCACACCGGCGGCGCCGGCACAGCCCGCCATCACACGCGTCGCGTGGAACGCCGTCGACCTCGTCTGGGCGGAGGTGACGGATGCCGCGACCTACGCCGTGCGGCGGGCCCTCGTGGCATCCGACGGCGAGGTGGGCGTCTTCGCGCCGATCGCCGAAGGGCTCACCGCGACCGCCTACTCCGACACGAGTGTCGCTGTGGGCGCAACGTACGCCTACGCGGTCGTCGCAGTGAGCGAGTACGCCCGCGCGTCGGCACCGAGCGCGAGCGTGTCCAGCGGCGAGATCCCGGAGCTTGCGGCGCCCGCGGCACCTGCCGACCTCGCGGTCGCGGCCGTCACGACCGACGCGGTGTCGCTCACGTGGTCGGCCGTCCCGAACGCCGACGCCTACCGCGTCGAGCGCGCTCCGGCCGGCAGCGGTGAGTTCGAGAGCCTCGCGACCGTCGCCTTGCCCGGCTACACCGACGCCGGCGTCGACACCGACCTCGCCTGGACCTACCGGGTGACCGCCGAGAACGCTGCGGGTTCGGCCGCCGCGACGGCGGACTCGCCGGTGTACGTCGCGCCCGCGCCGCTCCCCGAGGGCGACGTCGTCACGTTCGACTTCGGTCCCGGCGCTGTCGCAGACGGGGCGCTGGCGGTCACGTCGTCGACCGCGTACCTGCCCGAGTGGGGCTACGGCTTCACCACGGCTCCGGCCGCCGCGGCGCCCGACGTCGACCGCGGTACCGCCGATCCGCTGCGCAGCGACCTCGTCGCCGTGACCGGCGCCACGTTCGCCGTCGACCTCGGCGCGGGCGACTACAGCGTTCAGGTCATCGCCGGCGACGCTCAGCATCCGACCACCACGACGATCACCGCCGAGTCCATCGCAAGGGTGCTCGCGAACCCGCAGGCCGCCGGCTCGTACCTCGAGATGTCGTTCCCGATCGCCCTGGTCGACGGCACCCTGACCCTCGAGTTCGGAGGGGACGCGGCATCCGTCAACGCCCTCACCATCACCCGGCTGCCCGCACGCGTCGCGGGTGCCCTCACGACGGTCTATCTCTCGGGCGACTCCACCGTGCAGACCTACGACCCGATCGCGTACGCGCCGCAGGCCGGCTGGGGGCAGATGATCGATCGGTTCTTCGCCGATGACATCGCGGTCGCCAACCACGCGATCGGCGGCCGCTCGTCGAAGAACTTCCTCTCGCAGGGTCGTCTCGACGAGATCCTCCGCTCCATCCGGCCGGGCGACTACCAGTTCATCCAGTTCGGCCACAACGACGCCACGCAGGGTGTCGACGACCGGTACGCCAGCCCCGAGGACTACAAGGAGTACCTGCGCGTCTACGTCGAGGGCACCCGTCAGCGCGGGGCGACGCCCGTGCTCGTCACACCGGTCTCACGACGCAGCTTCAACGCCGAGACCGGACTGTTCAACGTCAGCTTCCCCGAGTACGTCGCGAAGATGACCGAGCTCGCGGTCGAGGAGGGCGTGCTGCTGGTCGACCTGTCGGCCTCGTCGCGAGCGTACCTGAACGAGATCGGTCCGGACGCCGCCAAGGCGGTCTTCCTGCACGTGGACCCGGGCATCTTCCCGAACCGCCCCGCGGGCACCGTCGACGACACGCACTTCCAGGAGTACGGCGCGATCCAGATGGCGCGCCTCATCGCCCAGGACGTCGCCGCGCTCGCCGACCCGCTCGCGCAGAAGGTCTCCGACATCGAGCCGCCCGCCGACGTGCCGCCGGCGCCGCAGAACCTCGTCGCGGGTGCGATCAGCAACGGCGGGGCGACGCTGCAATGGGATGCCGCGCCCACCGCCGACATCTACAAGATCTACCGGCAGGCCGTGGCCGACCCCGAGCCCGAATGGGCACTGGTCGGCATGGTGACGCAGACGAGCTCGATCGTGCAGGGGCTCCTCGAGGGCACCGGCTACCGGTACCGGGTCGTCGCCGTCAACGGACGGGGGGACTCGGCGCCGAGCAGCGTCGTGACCTTCACGACCAAGCAGGCGCTGTACAAGTTCGACCTGCAGCTGGCCGGAAACCCGGTGATGCCCGGTTACGCCGAAGTGCGCCCCGACACGGCCTACACCGCCGAACGCGGGTGGGGGTTCCTCAACACCCTTCCTGCGAACGCCGGCCGCGATCGCGGATCGGCGGGCGGCGCGGCGAACGACCTGGTGCGGGACTTCGTGCTCCCCGGAGACAGCTCGACGTTCGCCCTCGACGTGCCCAACGGCACGTACTCGGTCAAGACGTACTCGGGCGACTGGATCGGCTCGTCGCGCACCAGCTTCCGCGTCGAGGGCAAGGAGGCCGGGTCGGGCAACGCCGGCAGCGGCTCGGTGAACGAGACCCTGCGCGGTCCGTTCCTCGTCACCGACGGCCAGCTGAACGTCGAAGCGTACGGAGCCGCATCGGGCAGCAGGTTCAACGGCCTGGAGGTCACGCCCATCCTGCTGGGACCCACCGGGCTCGCGGTGACGGCGCTCGATGCGGACCCCGAGGCGCCCAGTGTGACGCTGGCATGGGATGACGAGTCCGGGCTCACCTGGAACGTCTACCGGCAGTCGCCTTTCGACGCCAAGCCGGCGCTGATCGGAGCCGTCGGCGAGCCGACGTTCGCCGACGTGACCGCGCGCGTCGGGCTCGACTACGCGTACCACGTGACCGCGGTCGACCAGACCGGGCTGGAGTCGGTGGCATCCGCCCCCGTCGAGGTCTCGTTCGTCGACCCCGACGTCGCCGCGCCCGGCGCGGCCACGGGGCTCTCGGTCGAGCGCATCGAAGCGCGCGAGATCGAGCTGGCCTGGGCCGCCCCCGTCGGCGCGGCCTACTACCTGGTGTTCCGGTCCGAGGTCGAGGGCGAGCGCGGTGAGCTCGTCGGCATCGCGCCGACGAACCGTCACGTCGACGACGCGGCGGTGCTCACGGCGATCCCGTACTTCTACACGGTCGTCGCGGTCAACGCGGGCGGCGCGGGGCCCGGCTCCGCGCAGCTCGAGACCGAAGCCGTCACCGTGCTGCAGCGTCAAGCCGAGTACCTCGACCGCGCGCCGCACGCCATGCGCACCGAGTCGGGCAACCTCGTCTCGTGGCGGCTGCTCGGCACGGATCCGGCATCCGTCGTCTTCCACGTGTACCGCGACGGTGCGCGCCTGACCGACGAGCCGCTCACCAGTTCGACGAATCTCCTCGATGCCGAGGGCACGGCCGACTCGACGTACTTCGTCACGAAGGTGCTGAACGGTGTCGAGACCACCGAGACCGAGGCCTTCGGCGTGCAGACCGGCGCGTACTCGTCGCTGCCGCTGCAGAAGCCGGCCGACGCCTACACGAAGGACGGCCAGCCCTACACCTACTCGGCGAACGACGTCAGCGTCGGCGACCTCGACGGCGACGGGCAGTACGAGTACATCGTGAAGTGGTACCCGTCCAACGCGAAGGACAACTCGCAGGCGGGGTACACCGGCAACGTCCTCCTCGATGCGTACCGCCTCGACGGAACGCGGCTGTGGCGGATCGACCTCGGCGTGAACATCCGCGCCGGCGCCCACTACACGCACTTCATGGTCTACGACTTCGACGGCGACGGTTCGGCCGAGCTCATGACCAAGACGGGTGACGGCACGATCGACGGGGTGGGCCAGCCGATCGGCAACGCCGGCGCCGACCATCGCAACAGCTCGGGATACGTGCTCACCGGGCCGGAGTTCCTGACGGTGTTCGACGGCGAGACGGGGGCGGCGGTCGACACGATCGACTACCACCCGGCGCGCGGCGACGTCGGGGCATGGGGCGACACCTACGGAAACCGGGTGGACCGGTTCCTCGCCGGCGTCGCGTACCTCGACGGCGAGCACCCCAGCGCGTTCTTCAGCCGCGGGTACTACACCCGCACCGTCGTGGCCGCGTACGACTTCGACGGCACGCAGCTGCACGAGCGCTGGGTGATCGACTCCGACGACGACGGCGCGTACGGGCTGTACGGACAGGGCAACCACTCGGTGTCGGTGGCAGACGTCGACGGCGATGCCAAGGACGAGATCCTGTTCGGCTCCGCCACCATCGACGACGACGGCTCGCTGCTCTACTCCACGCGCCTCGGGCACGGCGACGCCCAGCACGTCGGCGACCTCGATCCCGGTCGTCCGGGGCTGGAGGTGTTCTCGGCGCACGAGAGCATGCCCGAGTCGGGCAACCGCGGAGCGACGATGCGCGATGCGCGCACCGGCGAGATCCTCTGGGACATCCCCGCGACGGTCGACACGGGTCGCGCCGCCGCCGGCGACATCGATCCCCGCTTCGCCGGGGCTGAGGCGTGGGCGATCGGAGGCTCGGCGGAATGGAACTCACCGGTGGGGCAGCTGAAGTCGGCCGGGGGTGAGCTCATCGCCGAGAAGATCCCCGCCGCGAACTTCCTGGCGTGGTTCGACGGCGACCCGCTTCGCGAGATCGTCGACCACGACTGGAACCCCGCCACGAGCACAGGCGTGGGCACGGTGCGCAAGTGGAACTGGGAGACCGAGACCGCCGATCTGCTGCTCGCCGCCGATGGCCTGTCGAACAACTCGACCAAGGGCACGCCGAACCTGCAGGCCGATCTCTTCGGCGACTGGCGTGAAGAGATCGCGTGGCGGGCGCCGGACTCGTCCGAGCTGCGGATCTACTCGACGACCGACGAGACCGACCTGCGCATCCCGACGCTCATGCACGACATGCAGTACCGTGTCGCGATCGCGTGGCAGAACACCGGCTACAACCAGCCCCCGCACCCGAGCTTCTTCATCGGAGACGGGATGGATGCCGCACCGCTGCCCTCGATCGCGGTGACCGGCGCCCCCACGGGCCCCGGTGACGACAGCGGCCCGGTGCTGTCGGGCGTTCCCGCGGACGGCACGCTGCTGCCGGACTCGACCGCCTTCACCGTCGCCGTGACCGCGGAAGACCCGGAGTCGGGCGTGCGCAACCTCGACGTCGCGTTCGACGGCGAGCCGGTCGCACCCGGCGACGTCATCGAGCTCGCGGGGCTCGCCGGCACCCACACCTTCACGGTGCGGGCGGTCAACCACGCGGGCGTCGTCACGGCCGAGTCGGTACGGCTGCTGGTGTTCGAGGACGAGGGCGCCACGGCCGCGCCGGGTCGCGGCATCCTGTCGTCCGACAGTGGCTGGGACGACGGCCTGCACGACGGAGCGTTCACGGTGTCGCTGAATCTGTGGTGGGGCGTGAACGGGTCGGTGTTCCGGCTGTACGAGAACGGCGAGCTCATCTCGACGCAGCTGCTCGATCCGCACTCGCCCGACGCGCAGGTCGCGACGGTGCGCGTGGCGGGCAAGCCGAACGGCACGTACGTGTACACCGGCGAGCTGATCAACGCGGCGGGCACGACCGCGACCACGTCGGTGACCGTGACGGTGAAGGATGCCGCGCCCGCCCGCCCCGTGCTCTCGCACGACAACCGCGACAAGGACGGCAACTACGTCGTGACGGCCGATCTCTGGTGGGGCACGAACGGCACGTCGTACCGGCTGTACGAGAACGGCGCGCTGATCGACGAGCAGACGCTCATCGCGGCATCCCCGGCTTCACAGCACGCGTCGACCCCGATCGTCGGCCGCGCGCCGGGCACGTACGCGTACGTCGCCGAGTTCGCCAACGCCGCCGGCGCGACGTCGTCGAAGGAGATCAAGGTCACGGTGCGGTAG
- the pheA gene encoding prephenate dehydratase translates to MTSEAVDAQASAPVRRTYSYLGPAGTFTEAALAQVPEARAQDWRSVRNVGEALADVVEGRSDAAMIAIENSVDGGVSTAQDALATVSGLRIVGEYLVPVEFVLVGRPGARLEDVSLISAHPVAYAQCLQWLSRELPSHAHVPAASNVASAMSLLDGTSDADAAIAPPGILEHHELELLASNIGDNANAVTRFVLVSRTVAPPPPTGADKTSLIVELPDDHPGALLEMLEQFATRGINLSLLASRPIGDELGRYRFVIDADGHIEDERMADALLGLRRFSPRVIFLGSYPRADRAVVHYPERYADDVFVEARDWLRGLISGAPEEPEERG, encoded by the coding sequence GTGACTTCCGAGGCCGTCGACGCTCAGGCATCCGCACCCGTCCGCCGCACCTACAGCTACCTCGGCCCGGCGGGTACGTTCACCGAGGCCGCGCTCGCGCAGGTGCCGGAGGCGCGCGCGCAGGACTGGCGGTCGGTGCGCAACGTGGGCGAGGCGCTGGCCGACGTCGTGGAGGGGCGGTCGGATGCCGCGATGATCGCCATCGAGAACTCCGTGGACGGCGGGGTGTCGACGGCGCAGGATGCCCTGGCCACCGTGTCCGGACTGCGCATCGTGGGCGAGTACCTGGTGCCGGTCGAGTTCGTGCTCGTCGGACGCCCGGGCGCGCGCCTCGAGGACGTGTCGCTCATCTCGGCGCACCCGGTGGCGTACGCGCAGTGCCTGCAGTGGCTCTCGCGCGAGCTCCCGTCGCACGCGCATGTGCCGGCGGCGAGCAATGTCGCCAGCGCGATGAGCCTGCTGGACGGGACGAGCGACGCGGATGCCGCGATCGCGCCGCCCGGGATCCTCGAGCATCACGAACTCGAACTGCTCGCCTCGAACATCGGCGACAACGCCAACGCGGTGACCCGGTTCGTGCTGGTCAGCCGCACCGTCGCGCCGCCGCCCCCGACCGGGGCCGACAAGACGTCGCTGATCGTCGAACTGCCCGACGACCACCCCGGCGCGCTGCTCGAGATGCTCGAGCAGTTCGCGACCCGCGGCATCAACCTCTCGCTTCTCGCCTCGCGTCCGATCGGCGACGAGCTCGGCCGCTACCGCTTCGTGATCGACGCGGACGGCCACATCGAGGACGAGCGCATGGCCGATGCGCTGCTGGGCCTGCGCCGCTTCAGCCCGCGCGTGATCTTCCTGGGCTCGTACCCGCGCGCCGACCGCGCGGTCGTGCACTACCCCGAGCGCTACGCCGACGACGTGTTCGTCGAGGCCCGCGACTGGCTGCGCGGCCTCATCTCGGGCGCGCCCGAAGAGCCCGAAGAGCGCGGCTGA
- the pgm gene encoding phosphoglucomutase (alpha-D-glucose-1,6-bisphosphate-dependent), protein MTRAGQPADASDLIDIDELIAAYYDVKPDPAVPQQRVAFGTSGHRGSSLSASFNEVHILATTQAIVEYRRGQGIEGPLFLGRDTHGLSLPAERSAIEVLVANGVDVRVDARDSWVPTPALSHAILTYNRGRDAADPGRADGIVVTPSHNPPGDGGFKYNPPHGGPADTDATGWIANRANELIAAGLDGVARTPFKDLDGDTIGEYDFRDAYVRDLANVIDVDAIRNAGVRIGADPLGGASVEYWALIAEVFGLDLAVVNPDVDPTWRFMTLDWDEKIRMDPSSPSAMASLVARRDEYDILTGNDADADRHGIVTPDAGLMNPNHYLAVAIDYLFSHREGWPMDAAVGKTLVSSMIIDRVAEALGRPLLEVPVGFKWFVPGLLDGSVAFGGEESAGASFLRKDGSVWTTDKDGILLCLLAAEILAVTGKTPSQRYAELEAQFGASAYQRVDAPASPAQKAALGKLSPEAVTATELAGEPITAKLSHAPGNGAAIGGVKVQTEHAWFAARPSGTEDVYKLYAESLQGPEHLAQVQEEARAVVSEALGDS, encoded by the coding sequence ATGACTCGCGCAGGACAGCCCGCCGACGCATCCGACCTCATCGACATCGATGAGCTGATCGCCGCCTACTACGACGTCAAGCCCGACCCGGCGGTGCCCCAGCAGCGCGTCGCCTTCGGCACCAGCGGGCATCGCGGCTCGTCGCTGTCGGCGAGCTTCAACGAGGTGCACATCCTCGCCACGACCCAGGCGATCGTCGAATACCGTCGCGGCCAGGGCATCGAGGGGCCGCTGTTCCTCGGGCGCGACACGCACGGCCTGTCGCTGCCGGCTGAGCGCAGCGCCATCGAGGTGCTCGTCGCGAACGGCGTCGACGTGCGCGTGGACGCCCGCGACTCGTGGGTGCCGACTCCGGCTCTCAGCCACGCGATCCTCACCTACAACCGCGGGCGGGATGCCGCCGACCCGGGCCGCGCGGACGGCATCGTCGTCACGCCGAGCCACAACCCGCCCGGCGACGGCGGCTTCAAGTACAACCCGCCCCACGGCGGGCCTGCCGACACCGACGCCACCGGCTGGATCGCGAACCGCGCGAACGAGCTCATCGCGGCGGGTCTCGACGGCGTCGCACGCACGCCCTTCAAGGACCTGGACGGCGACACCATCGGCGAGTACGACTTCCGCGACGCGTACGTGCGCGACCTCGCGAACGTGATCGACGTCGACGCCATCCGCAACGCCGGCGTGCGCATCGGCGCCGACCCCCTCGGCGGCGCGTCTGTCGAGTACTGGGCGCTCATCGCCGAGGTCTTCGGCCTCGACCTCGCCGTCGTGAACCCCGACGTGGACCCCACGTGGCGGTTCATGACGCTCGACTGGGACGAGAAGATCCGGATGGATCCCTCGTCGCCGTCGGCGATGGCCTCGCTCGTCGCGCGCCGCGACGAGTACGACATCCTCACCGGCAACGACGCCGACGCCGATCGCCACGGCATCGTGACACCCGACGCCGGCCTCATGAACCCCAACCACTACCTCGCCGTCGCGATCGACTACCTGTTCTCGCACCGCGAGGGATGGCCGATGGATGCCGCGGTCGGCAAGACCCTCGTCAGCTCGATGATCATCGACCGCGTCGCCGAGGCGCTCGGGCGGCCGCTGCTGGAGGTGCCGGTCGGGTTCAAGTGGTTCGTGCCGGGACTGCTCGACGGCTCGGTCGCGTTCGGCGGTGAGGAGTCGGCAGGCGCGTCGTTCCTGCGCAAGGACGGCTCGGTGTGGACGACCGACAAGGACGGCATCCTGCTCTGCCTGCTCGCCGCCGAGATCCTCGCGGTGACGGGCAAGACGCCGTCGCAGCGGTACGCCGAGCTCGAGGCGCAGTTCGGCGCGTCGGCGTATCAGCGCGTCGACGCCCCGGCGAGCCCCGCACAGAAGGCGGCGCTCGGCAAGCTGTCACCCGAGGCGGTGACGGCGACCGAGCTGGCCGGCGAGCCGATCACCGCGAAGCTGTCGCACGCGCCGGGCAACGGCGCCGCGATCGGCGGGGTCAAGGTGCAGACCGAGCACGCGTGGTTCGCCGCGCGCCCGTCGGGCACCGAAGACGTCTACAAGCTCTACGCCGAGTCGCTGCAGGGCCCCGAGCACCTCGCGCAGGTGCAGGAGGAGGCGCGCGCCGTGGTGTCGGAGGCCCTCGGCGACAGCTGA